One region of Oreochromis aureus strain Israel breed Guangdong linkage group 19, ZZ_aureus, whole genome shotgun sequence genomic DNA includes:
- the LOC116322353 gene encoding cdc42 effector protein 3-like: MPLRASLHRKPASGRWSSRNSKRKEVLSVNMISLPLADFRHITHIGNNADSFGDLSFLKSHNLLLQSSQSEQNVFLACSPPPKPPRLNLDETEGKKTPDLSVDHQHNNSQKRKKCSSLPLLDSEKGNVDAEKEDGCQRGNNTSSNQTHSSRWGSTGSDGDEDFTETCDKTTGQQKDEDSGFSFNLDLGPSILDDVLQVMDKLQK, translated from the coding sequence ATGCCACTCCGAGCATCGCTGCACAGAAAGCCAGCCTCTGGTCGCTGGTCCAGCAGGAATTCCAAGAGGAAGGAGGTTCTGTCTGTCAATATGATCAGCCTACCGCTTGCCGATTTCCGCCACATCACGCATATTGGAAACAATGCCGACAGCTTTGGAGATCTGTCTTTTCTAAAGAGTCACAACCTGCTTTTACAAAGTTCCCAAAGTGAGCAGAACGTCTTTCTGGCCTGCTCACCGCCTCCAAAGCCGCCTCGTCTGAATCTGGACGAGACTGAGGGTAAAAAGACCCCTGACTTGTCTGTGGACCACCAGCACAATAACtcccaaaaaagaaagaaatgcagtTCTCTGCCCCTGCTGGACAGCGAGAAAGGAAATGTAGATGCTGAAAAAGAGGATGGCTGCCAAAGAGGGAATAATACTTCTTCCAATCAGACTCATAGCTCCAGATGGGGCAGCACAGGTTCAGATGGGGATGAAGACTTTACAGAGACCTGTGACAAAACTACGGGACAACAAAAGGATGAGGACAGTGGCTTTTCATTCAACCTAGACCTGGGCCCTTCGATCCTTGACGATGTCCTTCAGGTGATGGacaaactgcaaaaataa